The Desulfovibrio subterraneus genome has a segment encoding these proteins:
- a CDS encoding PDC sensor domain-containing protein yields the protein MRRIFVILAGMLLAFNLTAFAGEQAPKAVYDLANGELALHGQDPIIVGAVKAQNAEGKSLADIKAMDEKWRGDSGLKDYMKALMENDCAKHLRSMQEAKPYYSEIFVMDNQGANVCQTDKTSDYWQGDEAKFQKSFNGGAGATFVDEVEFDDSAQTYLVQVSVPVMNEGVAIGAITFGINVDALK from the coding sequence ATGCGACGTATTTTTGTTATTCTTGCTGGCATGTTATTGGCGTTCAACCTGACTGCGTTTGCAGGAGAGCAAGCTCCCAAGGCGGTTTACGATCTGGCGAATGGCGAGTTGGCGCTTCACGGACAGGACCCGATAATCGTTGGCGCGGTAAAAGCCCAGAATGCTGAAGGGAAGAGTCTGGCTGACATTAAAGCCATGGATGAGAAATGGCGTGGCGATTCCGGCCTTAAGGACTACATGAAAGCGCTTATGGAAAACGACTGCGCAAAGCACTTACGCTCTATGCAGGAGGCAAAACCGTATTATTCTGAAATATTCGTGATGGATAATCAGGGTGCCAACGTATGCCAGACAGATAAGACCTCCGATTACTGGCAAGGCGACGAAGCGAAATTCCAGAAGTCCTTTAATGGCGGTGCCGGGGCCACTTTCGTGGATGAAGTCGAGTTTGACGATAGCGCGCAGACGTATCTGGTTCAGGTATCCGTTCCGGTCATGAATGAAGGCGTTGCTATAGGTGCCATCACCTTCGGTATCAATGTCGACGCGCTGAAATAA
- a CDS encoding XdhC family aldehyde oxidoreductase maturation factor yields MITFLSEVCSLLEAGEDIAIVTIALQSGSTPRESGAKMAVRADGSIIGTVGGGLMEANCIELGRALLKDGSPAAAVRSFDLTNEEAAKAAMVCGGRLTVVAERFGRSGNSQDMQGLQALRSVIQHLEKGSTCRLLTEYAWLAAAGQAEQAGQAEQAGQAEQAGQAEQAAMDSREELNYMRPVGHAVSISGGDASLRDMEAGLDCHEAGCRFTEGFSPCARLYIFGGGHVALPTARLARTVGFAVTVLDDRAEFACHERFPDSDVRMLPDFESAFAGLHVTPNDFLVIMTRGHMHDRTVLEQALKTPARYVGMIGSRRKRDALYDVLRQRGVSEGAIARCHCPIGLSIQAQTPEEIAVSIVAELIQCRAAE; encoded by the coding sequence ATGATCACCTTTCTGTCGGAAGTGTGCTCGCTGCTCGAAGCGGGCGAAGATATCGCCATTGTTACCATCGCCCTGCAATCAGGCTCCACCCCGCGTGAAAGCGGCGCCAAGATGGCTGTGCGGGCAGATGGCTCCATCATAGGCACCGTGGGCGGCGGACTCATGGAGGCCAACTGCATAGAGCTTGGCCGAGCCCTGCTCAAAGACGGCAGCCCCGCAGCGGCCGTGCGCTCCTTTGACCTGACCAATGAAGAGGCTGCCAAAGCTGCCATGGTCTGCGGCGGCAGGCTGACAGTGGTGGCGGAACGGTTCGGTCGCAGCGGGAATAGTCAGGATATGCAAGGATTGCAGGCACTGCGCTCCGTTATTCAGCATCTTGAGAAGGGCAGCACCTGTCGCCTTCTGACGGAGTATGCATGGCTTGCGGCAGCGGGACAGGCGGAACAGGCGGGACAGGCGGAACAGGCGGGACAGGCGGAACAGGCGGGACAGGCGGAACAGGCGGCAATGGACAGCAGGGAAGAGTTGAACTACATGCGCCCCGTCGGTCATGCGGTAAGCATTTCCGGCGGTGATGCCTCGCTGCGGGACATGGAGGCCGGACTGGACTGCCACGAAGCCGGATGCCGCTTCACAGAAGGCTTTTCGCCCTGCGCTCGGCTGTATATTTTCGGTGGCGGGCATGTGGCCCTTCCCACGGCCCGGCTTGCCCGCACTGTCGGTTTTGCCGTGACCGTGCTGGATGACAGGGCCGAGTTTGCCTGCCATGAGCGGTTTCCTGATTCCGATGTCCGCATGTTGCCGGATTTTGAAAGTGCCTTTGCAGGCTTGCACGTCACGCCCAACGACTTTCTGGTGATCATGACGCGCGGCCACATGCACGACAGAACCGTGCTGGAACAGGCGCTGAAAACTCCTGCACGCTATGTGGGCATGATAGGCAGCCGCCGCAAGCGCGATGCCTTGTATGATGTGCTGCGGCAGCGGGGGGTATCCGAAGGTGCCATAGCCCGTTGCCATTGCCCCATCGGGCTTTCCATTCAGGCGCAGACGCCGGAGGAGATCGCCGTGAGCATTGTGGCGGAACTCATCCAGTGCCGCGCTGCAGAATAG
- a CDS encoding sigma 54-interacting transcriptional regulator, producing MVTSVHGLKLSALLAICQTIDIALDLESALDGVLRIMSDRLSMQRATVTLYDPENGQLSISASYGLTKEEKLRGVYRLDEGVTGRIFRTGEAYFVPDINKEPLFLNKTGSRSIQRGMISFIGVPIILHGEPIGVLNVDRLFEDDIAFEEDVDFLKVVATLIGQFISLNNKVMEREAVLKRENTSLKYQIARKSNGPYIVGQSSPMVEVQRQLEKVAPTSATVLLLGESGVGKTLIARIIHELSERKGYPFIKVNCASIPETLLESELFGHEKGAFTGATNTRLGRFEEAHSGTIFLDEIGELPLGLQAKLLRVLQDKELERLGSNRTRTIDVRVLTATNRNLASLVELGQFRLDLYYRLNVFPIRVPALKERRDDITGLLNHFLQKMERDYGRKMHFTPSALDALIQYDWPGNVREMQNLIERVVIMADSERISLEFLKSHMALRESEIVPEAPVKTECRMQGETLKDVERKELVSALERSGWLQYRAAEMLGLSARQMGYRVHKYGLESMIAEGRARLRRQR from the coding sequence ATGGTCACATCAGTACACGGACTGAAGCTTTCGGCTTTGCTAGCCATCTGCCAAACCATCGACATTGCGCTGGACCTTGAGTCTGCGCTGGATGGGGTGCTCCGCATCATGTCCGACAGGCTGAGCATGCAGCGGGCCACGGTGACGCTGTATGATCCCGAAAACGGGCAGCTGTCGATAAGCGCCTCATACGGGCTGACCAAAGAAGAGAAGCTGCGCGGCGTATACCGCCTTGATGAAGGCGTTACCGGGCGCATATTCAGAACCGGCGAAGCCTATTTTGTTCCCGACATCAACAAGGAGCCGCTGTTCCTGAACAAGACAGGCTCGCGCAGCATTCAGCGCGGCATGATCTCCTTCATCGGCGTACCCATTATTCTGCATGGCGAACCCATCGGCGTGCTGAACGTGGACAGGCTTTTCGAGGACGATATCGCCTTTGAGGAAGACGTCGATTTTCTCAAGGTGGTGGCAACGCTTATCGGCCAGTTCATCAGCCTGAACAACAAGGTCATGGAACGCGAGGCCGTGCTCAAGCGCGAGAACACCTCGCTCAAATACCAGATAGCCAGAAAGAGCAACGGCCCCTATATCGTGGGCCAAAGTTCGCCCATGGTCGAGGTGCAGCGGCAACTGGAAAAGGTGGCCCCCACCTCTGCCACGGTGCTGCTGCTTGGTGAATCCGGCGTGGGCAAAACGCTCATCGCCCGCATTATCCATGAGCTTTCCGAGCGTAAGGGGTATCCTTTCATCAAGGTGAACTGTGCCTCCATACCGGAGACGCTGCTGGAATCGGAGTTGTTCGGCCACGAAAAAGGGGCCTTTACCGGAGCCACCAATACCCGGCTCGGACGGTTTGAAGAAGCGCACAGCGGCACTATCTTTCTGGACGAGATAGGCGAGCTGCCTCTCGGCCTGCAGGCCAAGCTGCTTCGCGTGCTGCAGGACAAAGAGCTGGAACGGCTCGGCAGCAACCGTACCAGAACCATAGATGTGCGCGTGCTGACGGCCACCAACAGAAATCTCGCAAGCCTTGTGGAGCTGGGCCAGTTCAGGCTCGACCTGTACTACCGGCTGAACGTGTTTCCCATCCGCGTTCCCGCTCTGAAGGAGCGCAGGGACGACATCACCGGACTGCTCAACCATTTTCTGCAGAAGATGGAGCGCGATTACGGCCGCAAGATGCACTTCACCCCCTCGGCGCTTGATGCGCTCATCCAGTACGACTGGCCGGGCAACGTGCGCGAAATGCAGAACCTGATCGAGCGGGTGGTCATCATGGCCGATTCCGAACGCATAAGCCTTGAGTTTCTCAAGTCGCACATGGCGTTGCGGGAATCGGAGATAGTGCCCGAAGCGCCGGTGAAGACCGAGTGCCGGATGCAGGGAGAGACCCTCAAGGACGTGGAGCGCAAGGAGCTTGTATCCGCGCTGGAACGCAGCGGCTGGCTGCAGTACCGTGCAGCGGAAATGCTTGGGCTTTCCGCCCGTCAGATGGGCTACCGTGTGCACAAATACGGTCTTGAAAGCATGATTGCCGAAGGCAGGGCACGGTTGCGCAGGCAGCGATAA
- a CDS encoding methyl-accepting chemotaxis protein produces MSKLLDVPIGFRLLTSFGVMLVLLVSSALLSYSSVESIYSALTSFASNRTPALSYLLEADRDLHQLLVAERSMIFVNTKQAEFKDLVKDYETNLEQARKRIDKFRALSDLRDADELFAGFETAFEAWAKLSRQIVDGRIADTREGRRLALDLSMKEASQAFEEMRGYIDKFTELTSLQIENDVKGAEEKYQVALTSLVAFSCGGILIGLLLSWLISRSVTKPLAAGVVFAQAVAEGNLRSELSVYQKDEVGQLADAMRHMLSKLKTTLEHAEQKSREAELAAENARKSSEEAEEARRRGEAARREGILEAVSKLQGIVQSLFEASEQMGRHVNESQAGATLQMERANESTSAMEEMNLTVVDVAKNASEAATNAQETQQQALDGEAIVRSVVATIDEVNRISIEMKQNLDMLGESAASIGQIMVVINDIADQTNLLALNAAIEAARAGEAGRGFAVVADEVRKLAEKTMQATKQVGDAIASIQSSSKVSMESMESVAGAIGKATDFADKAGESLAGIVNLAQATSAQIQAIAAASEEQSTSVEMITQSSEEISRISSETSRTMDEAAEAIMVLSERSGDLQKLIDELARS; encoded by the coding sequence GTGTCTAAGTTACTCGATGTTCCTATCGGATTCAGACTGTTAACTTCCTTCGGAGTGATGTTGGTACTGCTGGTCTCATCTGCTCTGCTTTCGTATTCCTCAGTAGAGAGCATCTATTCCGCTCTTACGAGCTTTGCATCTAACAGAACTCCGGCATTAAGCTATTTGCTTGAGGCTGACCGGGACCTTCATCAATTGCTTGTGGCTGAGAGAAGCATGATTTTCGTCAACACCAAGCAAGCTGAGTTTAAGGATCTTGTGAAAGATTATGAAACGAATCTTGAACAAGCCCGAAAGCGTATCGACAAGTTTAGAGCATTGTCAGATCTGCGTGATGCAGATGAGCTTTTTGCCGGATTCGAGACCGCGTTTGAGGCTTGGGCGAAGCTCTCCCGCCAGATTGTGGACGGGCGTATAGCTGATACCCGTGAGGGCAGGCGACTTGCTCTTGACCTCTCTATGAAAGAAGCTTCGCAAGCCTTTGAGGAAATGCGTGGGTATATTGACAAGTTTACAGAACTGACATCCTTGCAGATAGAGAATGATGTCAAAGGCGCTGAGGAAAAGTACCAGGTTGCATTAACCTCGTTGGTGGCATTCTCATGCGGCGGCATTCTTATAGGCTTGCTGCTTTCATGGTTGATTAGCAGAAGTGTGACGAAGCCTCTTGCTGCCGGAGTTGTATTTGCACAGGCCGTCGCAGAGGGGAATTTACGTTCGGAATTGTCGGTCTACCAGAAAGATGAGGTCGGGCAGTTGGCAGATGCCATGCGGCATATGCTCAGTAAACTGAAAACAACATTGGAGCATGCCGAGCAAAAGTCCCGCGAAGCCGAGCTTGCTGCGGAAAATGCGCGCAAGAGTTCTGAAGAGGCTGAAGAGGCTCGTCGTAGAGGAGAAGCCGCCAGGAGAGAAGGTATATTGGAAGCGGTTTCCAAGTTGCAGGGAATTGTTCAAAGCCTCTTTGAAGCTTCCGAGCAGATGGGCAGGCATGTGAACGAATCCCAGGCAGGGGCAACGTTGCAGATGGAGAGGGCCAATGAGTCGACCTCTGCCATGGAAGAAATGAATCTGACGGTTGTTGATGTGGCAAAAAACGCCTCCGAGGCAGCAACGAATGCGCAGGAGACACAGCAGCAGGCATTGGATGGCGAAGCCATCGTGCGCTCCGTGGTTGCAACCATAGACGAGGTGAACCGCATTTCGATAGAGATGAAGCAAAATCTTGATATGCTGGGAGAAAGTGCCGCCAGCATCGGTCAGATAATGGTTGTTATCAATGACATAGCTGACCAGACCAACCTGCTTGCCCTGAACGCAGCCATTGAAGCCGCCCGTGCAGGAGAGGCGGGACGTGGCTTTGCCGTAGTAGCCGATGAAGTGCGAAAGCTTGCTGAAAAAACCATGCAGGCGACCAAGCAGGTGGGAGATGCTATTGCATCCATTCAGAGTAGTTCAAAGGTCAGCATGGAATCTATGGAGAGTGTGGCAGGTGCCATTGGCAAGGCCACGGACTTTGCCGACAAGGCCGGCGAGTCTCTGGCAGGGATCGTGAATTTGGCACAGGCTACCTCGGCGCAGATTCAGGCCATTGCAGCAGCGTCTGAAGAGCAGTCCACCAGTGTGGAAATGATCACCCAAAGTTCGGAGGAGATAAGCCGTATATCTTCTGAGACATCAAGAACCATGGATGAGGCTGCTGAGGCGATCATGGTGCTGTCTGAGCGTAGTGGTGATTTACAGAAACTGATTGACGAACTGGCACGGAGCTGA
- a CDS encoding NTP transferase domain-containing protein, with the protein MFSEPPVPAELLEQCRIGGIILAAGEASRMGRCKAVLPLGDCAEPTVLQAALQALQGGCNGPVVVVTGFHEAAVRAEAVRLGLPVVHNPDAASGMFSSVCVGIRALTQHGDQLPYSCGAADSGASGDSGHDFLPDFSLDALFVLPVDIPLVRPETCALLTESFAARHDAVTYPTFDGERGHPPLLRRDVAEAALRHTGEGGLRAVLEQVAVQGETECDVPVVDAGILADMDTPDAYGAVRERYSSRNVPSEAETAVLLDLAQTLPHTRAHGKAVADAALCMAEALHTVRGDVPAAIDLPLVYAAALLHDICKGAKHHERAGGLFLARYGFAEAGRIVAAHRDIDPAFVERVGERELVMLADKFVRGTRLVPIAERYDERLREWAHDAQAVADIGGRKERALALLALLERELGTDVHALLQRSGIWKTA; encoded by the coding sequence ATGTTTTCCGAGCCACCCGTGCCTGCCGAGCTTCTGGAGCAGTGCCGCATAGGGGGGATTATTCTCGCTGCCGGCGAGGCATCCCGCATGGGCCGCTGCAAGGCGGTGCTGCCGCTGGGTGACTGTGCGGAACCGACTGTGCTGCAGGCTGCGTTGCAGGCACTACAAGGCGGCTGTAATGGACCCGTTGTGGTGGTTACAGGCTTCCACGAAGCAGCCGTACGTGCGGAGGCCGTGCGCCTTGGCCTGCCCGTGGTGCATAACCCTGATGCCGCTTCCGGCATGTTTTCTTCGGTGTGTGTTGGGATACGGGCTTTGACGCAGCATGGGGATCAGTTGCCATATTCCTGTGGAGCAGCTGATTCAGGTGCGTCGGGCGACTCCGGTCACGATTTCCTTCCTGATTTTTCTCTGGATGCGCTGTTCGTTCTGCCCGTCGATATTCCGCTTGTCCGTCCGGAGACATGCGCGTTGTTGACGGAATCCTTTGCCGCGCGCCACGATGCCGTGACCTATCCCACCTTTGACGGAGAGCGCGGGCATCCGCCGCTTCTCAGGCGGGACGTTGCGGAGGCGGCTTTGCGCCATACAGGCGAAGGCGGACTTCGTGCGGTGCTTGAGCAGGTTGCTGTGCAGGGCGAAACAGAGTGCGATGTGCCTGTCGTCGATGCGGGTATTCTGGCAGATATGGATACGCCGGACGCCTACGGGGCTGTCCGCGAACGCTACAGTAGCCGCAATGTGCCTTCAGAGGCAGAAACAGCGGTGCTGCTTGATCTGGCCCAGACTCTGCCGCATACCCGTGCGCACGGCAAGGCCGTGGCGGATGCGGCTCTGTGCATGGCCGAGGCTCTGCATACGGTGCGCGGCGATGTGCCTGCGGCCATAGACTTGCCGCTGGTGTATGCGGCTGCCCTGCTGCACGACATCTGCAAGGGGGCAAAGCATCATGAACGGGCAGGGGGGCTCTTTCTCGCGCGGTACGGGTTTGCCGAGGCAGGACGCATTGTGGCGGCCCATAGGGATATTGACCCAGCCTTTGTGGAAAGGGTTGGCGAACGTGAGCTGGTAATGCTTGCGGATAAATTTGTGCGGGGAACACGGCTGGTGCCCATTGCGGAGCGGTATGACGAACGCCTGCGCGAATGGGCGCACGATGCGCAGGCCGTGGCAGACATTGGCGGCCGCAAGGAACGGGCTCTGGCCCTGCTGGCCCTGCTGGAGCGGGAGCTTGGAACTGATGTGCACGCCCTGCTGCAACGGAGCGGAATATGGAAAACTGCATAG
- a CDS encoding DVU_1553 family AMP-dependent CoA ligase, with protein MTSKGLGTGTGAGDGAGGGQSFYRGRIPHWEVFPMDRILMRRMGVASASGETPAGIPDLPDLPDRQAVEAWQMERLRETLQHAATHSPYYAARLKGMDAGFFRTPADLAMLPRSTADDIRNFGADMVCVSQDEIARVVTLDTSGTSGRPKRIFFGQDDLWRTTEFFTTGMQAVACAGDTVMALLPDERPSSVGRLLAQSVINMGARPLSGSMTRGAEALAVQAMEEWVNVVVGSPMHLRAFALGWKSLGYPAGLIHTVLLCWDAIPEAVVDLLHDILGCRVLSHWGMTETGLGGALACAEGRGMHLRETDLLVEVADPETGSLVPDGTWGEIVVTTLCRTAMPLVRYRTGDYGRILCGPCPCGSPLRRMDRTPGRLQDDIVLPAGGTGSVTVTDIGTDTGNGIGTEGTLRLIDLDEALLPLYGLAEYEAGWHEPPGYTTKNTAGHSAPELVEECVVPVLSIELFHAAGVAPDVLRAEAAQRLLASPVLGSLLTQGGVLLDMSCTPAKDMSMNHAKRRIRRLAASSLSETVPESRS; from the coding sequence ATGACGAGTAAAGGACTCGGTACTGGAACCGGTGCTGGGGATGGTGCAGGGGGCGGGCAGAGCTTCTACCGGGGTCGCATCCCGCACTGGGAGGTCTTTCCCATGGATCGCATCCTCATGCGGCGCATGGGCGTGGCTTCGGCTTCCGGTGAAACACCGGCGGGCATTCCCGACCTTCCCGACCTTCCCGACCGGCAGGCCGTGGAAGCGTGGCAGATGGAACGCCTGCGAGAAACCCTGCAACACGCCGCTACGCATAGTCCGTATTACGCAGCCCGTCTGAAGGGCATGGATGCCGGTTTCTTCCGCACTCCGGCCGATCTTGCCATGTTGCCGCGTTCGACAGCGGACGACATCCGCAACTTCGGCGCGGACATGGTCTGCGTCTCGCAGGACGAGATTGCCCGCGTGGTCACGCTGGATACATCGGGAACATCGGGCAGGCCCAAGCGCATTTTCTTCGGACAGGATGATCTGTGGCGTACGACGGAATTTTTCACCACGGGCATGCAGGCCGTGGCCTGCGCCGGAGATACGGTCATGGCGCTGCTGCCGGACGAGCGCCCTTCAAGCGTGGGGCGTCTGCTGGCGCAATCCGTGATCAACATGGGTGCGCGGCCGCTTTCCGGCAGCATGACGCGCGGGGCCGAGGCCCTTGCCGTGCAGGCCATGGAGGAATGGGTGAACGTGGTTGTGGGCTCCCCCATGCACCTGCGCGCCTTTGCCCTCGGCTGGAAGTCGCTGGGCTATCCGGCCGGTCTCATCCATACGGTGCTTTTGTGCTGGGACGCCATACCTGAAGCGGTGGTTGATCTGCTGCACGATATTCTGGGCTGCCGCGTGCTCTCGCATTGGGGCATGACCGAAACCGGACTGGGCGGCGCGCTTGCCTGTGCTGAAGGCAGGGGCATGCACCTGCGCGAGACGGACTTGCTGGTGGAAGTGGCCGATCCCGAAACAGGTAGCCTCGTACCGGACGGAACATGGGGAGAAATTGTGGTTACCACCCTGTGCCGCACGGCCATGCCGCTGGTGCGGTACCGCACCGGCGATTACGGGCGTATTTTGTGCGGCCCCTGCCCCTGCGGCAGCCCGCTGCGCAGGATGGACCGCACCCCCGGCCGGCTGCAGGACGATATTGTGTTGCCTGCGGGCGGAACCGGTTCCGTAACCGTCACCGACATTGGCACTGACACCGGCAACGGAATCGGAACCGAAGGGACGCTGCGGCTTATCGATCTTGATGAGGCTCTGCTGCCCCTGTATGGCCTCGCGGAGTATGAGGCCGGATGGCACGAGCCGCCCGGATATACGACGAAGAATACGGCAGGCCACTCTGCACCGGAATTGGTCGAAGAATGCGTCGTACCGGTGCTGAGTATTGAACTGTTTCATGCCGCCGGAGTCGCGCCGGATGTGCTGCGGGCCGAGGCCGCGCAGCGTCTGCTGGCATCGCCCGTTCTGGGCAGTCTGCTGACACAGGGCGGAGTGCTGCTGGACATGAGCTGCACTCCGGCGAAGGATATGTCCATGAATCACGCCAAACGGCGCATACGGCGTCTTGCCGCTTCCTCACTTTCAGAAACAGTACCGGAGAGTCGTTCATGA
- a CDS encoding histidine phosphatase family protein: MENCIVLLRHAATTGGKGRAIGRTPLALSEEGQRQAAALVESLPCLLARLSGGKGIRSFAAVYSSPASRALDTLAPQYGQRGQENPVSLPQATILPELDEIDLGEWDGLAFEDIRSRFPQAYALRGQDMAGFRPPGGENFRDVAARMQAAMTRMASGPLPALAVTHAGCIRTVLCRCTATPLDALFSFSPPHARPYVIELSCLPVRAGSAPVCSCVTGDTLTAIPENEDGIAGYHIWQIGTSIA, encoded by the coding sequence ATGGAAAACTGCATAGTCCTGCTGCGTCATGCCGCCACCACGGGCGGCAAGGGGCGGGCCATAGGCCGCACACCGCTGGCACTCTCGGAAGAAGGGCAGCGGCAGGCCGCAGCGCTGGTGGAAAGTTTGCCTTGTTTGCTTGCCCGCCTGTCAGGAGGCAAAGGCATTCGTTCGTTTGCCGCTGTGTATTCCAGCCCCGCAAGCCGCGCTCTGGATACACTTGCTCCCCAGTATGGTCAAAGAGGGCAGGAAAATCCGGTTTCTCTGCCGCAGGCCACCATTCTGCCGGAACTGGACGAGATAGACCTCGGCGAGTGGGACGGCCTTGCCTTCGAGGATATCCGCAGTCGTTTTCCGCAAGCCTATGCCTTGCGCGGGCAGGATATGGCCGGATTCCGTCCCCCAGGCGGCGAGAATTTCAGGGATGTGGCCGCCCGTATGCAGGCTGCCATGACCCGCATGGCCAGCGGTCCGCTCCCTGCCCTTGCCGTCACGCATGCGGGCTGCATCCGCACTGTATTATGCCGCTGCACGGCAACGCCTCTTGATGCGCTGTTTTCTTTTTCCCCGCCTCATGCACGGCCCTATGTGATCGAGCTGTCATGCCTTCCCGTTCGGGCAGGTTCCGCCCCTGTGTGCAGTTGTGTTACGGGGGATACCCTGACTGCCATTCCGGAAAATGAGGATGGGATTGCGGGGTATCATATCTGGCAGATAGGTACCTCCATTGCCTGA
- a CDS encoding radical SAM protein: MTTKDTSKHPCFNKETAGSCGRVHLPVAPKCNIQCNYCNRKYDCVNESRPGVTSGVLQPFQAAEYMDKVLEKEPRITVAGIAGPGDPFANPAEVLETMRLINKKHPHLLFCLSSNGMGILPYLDDIAELGVSHVTITMSAVDPAIGAKIYSWVKDGNVVYRGEKGAAILLDRQLAAIKGLKERGIIVKVNSIVIPGVNDDHIVEVAKVAASWGADIQNIIPLKPTADTPFAELPEPTGELIVPLRKEAKCFIDQMTHCKRCRADAVGLLGDDQSASLCGTLQACSKLKPLEALNARPYVAIATREGMLINQHLGEARSFQIWGPRESGGYRLVDTRTAPSAGCGPQRWTQLAALFKDCRAVLAAAMGETPRMLLEEHDIKCHVVSGFIEDALKALYESGDMRQLGGRRGGIAGACCTGTGSKCG, translated from the coding sequence ATGACGACCAAAGACACAAGCAAACACCCCTGCTTCAACAAGGAAACGGCCGGCAGCTGCGGCCGCGTGCATCTGCCTGTAGCTCCCAAGTGCAACATCCAGTGCAACTACTGCAACCGCAAATACGACTGTGTGAACGAGTCGCGCCCCGGCGTTACCAGCGGCGTGCTGCAGCCCTTTCAGGCTGCAGAATACATGGATAAGGTGCTGGAAAAAGAACCGCGCATAACAGTTGCAGGTATTGCCGGTCCCGGCGATCCCTTTGCCAATCCTGCCGAAGTGCTGGAAACCATGCGCCTTATCAACAAAAAGCACCCGCACCTGCTCTTCTGCCTTTCCTCCAACGGCATGGGCATACTGCCGTATCTGGATGACATTGCAGAGCTTGGCGTATCGCATGTGACCATCACCATGTCGGCCGTCGATCCGGCCATAGGTGCCAAGATCTATTCATGGGTCAAGGACGGCAACGTGGTCTATCGCGGCGAAAAAGGCGCGGCCATACTACTTGACCGCCAGCTTGCCGCCATAAAGGGCCTCAAGGAGCGCGGCATCATCGTCAAGGTGAACTCCATTGTCATTCCCGGCGTCAACGACGACCATATCGTGGAAGTGGCCAAGGTTGCAGCCTCGTGGGGGGCGGACATTCAGAACATCATCCCCCTCAAGCCCACGGCGGATACGCCCTTTGCCGAACTGCCGGAACCCACGGGCGAACTCATTGTGCCGCTGCGCAAGGAAGCCAAGTGCTTCATTGACCAGATGACCCACTGCAAGCGCTGCCGCGCAGACGCGGTTGGTCTTCTCGGCGACGACCAGTCCGCATCGCTGTGCGGCACCCTGCAGGCATGTTCCAAGCTCAAGCCGCTGGAAGCGCTGAACGCACGCCCCTATGTGGCCATTGCCACCCGCGAGGGCATGCTCATCAACCAGCACCTCGGCGAGGCTCGCAGCTTCCAGATATGGGGACCGCGCGAAAGCGGCGGCTACCGTCTGGTGGATACCCGCACCGCACCGTCCGCAGGGTGCGGCCCGCAGCGCTGGACCCAGCTTGCCGCCCTGTTCAAGGACTGTCGCGCGGTTCTGGCCGCCGCCATGGGCGAAACGCCCCGCATGCTGCTGGAAGAACACGACATCAAGTGCCATGTGGTGAGCGGATTCATTGAAGATGCGCTGAAGGCGCTGTACGAGTCCGGCGATATGCGTCAGCTCGGGGGCCGCCGCGGCGGCATTGCAGGGGCCTGCTGCACCGGCACCGGTTCCAAATGCGGCTAA